In the genome of Campylobacter concisus, one region contains:
- a CDS encoding Fur family transcriptional regulator, whose protein sequence is MDNFELFYKHFKEFLEAFGQKSSELKEQILHVLFISNSHLSAQEISSEIYKIHKNEISMTSIYSFLNFLEMHHLANCFEENGVKKFELNLKSSHDHLICEICEKIVDFEDEIIEQRQEQICKEKNFSEQSHTMILYGICSDCQEKNEN, encoded by the coding sequence GTGGATAATTTTGAACTATTTTATAAGCATTTTAAAGAATTTTTAGAAGCCTTTGGGCAGAAAAGCTCAGAGTTAAAAGAACAAATTTTGCATGTACTTTTCATTAGCAACTCTCATCTAAGTGCTCAAGAAATTTCTTCAGAAATTTACAAAATCCACAAGAATGAAATTTCAATGACATCAATTTACTCGTTTTTAAATTTTCTCGAAATGCATCATCTTGCAAATTGTTTTGAAGAAAATGGAGTAAAAAAATTTGAGTTAAATTTAAAATCCTCGCACGATCATTTGATATGTGAAATTTGTGAAAAGATAGTTGATTTTGAAGATGAGATAATAGAGCAAAGGCAAGAGCAAATTTGCAAAGAAAAAAATTTTAGCGAGCAGTCGCATACAATGATACTTTATGGTATTTGCAGTGATTGCCAAGAGAAAAATGAAAATTAA
- a CDS encoding ferritin-like domain-containing protein: MLNELLNASYTSEKNALSLYENLALFGDVFNEIANIRKNAIILIEKFASTHDYELACENEAIFLPAKNKEDALIQALNYELELNKMYEKFCESLDDEELKDLFFRLWATSNNEYVASLKQRLKEIYSGCEIKNELNLNEISQNFEQNGITNILENYQNDFNEITKSLQNIASGKADKSELAKITNNPNFSFFSGLALGALGISVVSKNFNKDEENE, translated from the coding sequence ATGCTTAATGAACTTTTAAATGCATCATACACCAGCGAAAAGAACGCACTTAGCTTATATGAAAATTTAGCTTTATTTGGTGATGTTTTTAACGAGATCGCAAATATCAGAAAAAATGCGATCATCTTGATAGAAAAATTTGCGAGCACACATGATTATGAGCTTGCTTGCGAAAATGAAGCTATATTTTTGCCAGCAAAAAATAAAGAAGATGCGCTGATACAAGCTTTAAACTATGAGTTAGAGCTAAATAAAATGTATGAAAAATTTTGTGAAAGCTTAGATGATGAAGAGCTAAAAGATCTATTTTTTAGACTTTGGGCTACTTCAAATAACGAATACGTTGCCTCTTTAAAGCAACGCTTAAAAGAAATTTATAGTGGCTGTGAAATAAAAAATGAGCTAAATTTAAATGAAATTTCACAAAATTTTGAGCAAAATGGCATAACAAATATTTTAGAAAACTATCAAAATGACTTTAATGAGATAACTAAAAGCTTGCAAAATATCGCAAGCGGCAAAGCTGATAAAAGCGAGTTAGCAAAGATAACTAATAATCCAAATTTCTCGTTTTTTAGCGGGCTTGCGCTTGGGGCATTAGGCATTTCAGTAGTTAGCAAAAATTTTAATAAGGATGAAGAAAATGAATAA
- a CDS encoding HMA2 domain-containing protein produces MDIKTQTLAQVASYFSMIAHTNGRLRVRVSPKIKELSSSVNLASLDDVIAQINGIKNVKFNKLIGSVTIEYDHEIFPKNLWEDLLKGQNLEEISTRVNEVAKEVKYA; encoded by the coding sequence ATGGATATAAAAACACAAACTTTAGCACAAGTTGCAAGCTATTTTTCAATGATAGCTCACACAAACGGCAGACTAAGAGTAAGAGTTAGCCCAAAGATAAAAGAGCTAAGTAGCAGCGTAAATTTAGCTAGCTTAGATGATGTGATAGCTCAGATAAATGGTATAAAAAATGTAAAATTTAACAAGCTAATCGGCTCTGTAACGATCGAATACGATCATGAAATTTTTCCAAAAAATCTTTGGGAGGATCTTTTAAAAGGGCAAAATTTAGAAGAGATTTCAACTAGAGTAAATGAAGTTGCAAAAGAAGTGAAATATGCTTAA
- a CDS encoding helicase gives MKNDTKISGKLLDINTHRKVAKVGMGVTLATVCLTALCMNGRGMKKLHTVSGIAFTCFALYHAGLYDNGIFKKMIIKAKNEAKKA, from the coding sequence TTGAAAAACGATACAAAAATAAGTGGCAAACTACTTGACATAAATACTCACAGAAAGGTAGCAAAGGTCGGTATGGGCGTTACTTTAGCGACAGTTTGCTTAACGGCACTTTGCATGAATGGCAGAGGTATGAAAAAATTACACACAGTTTCAGGCATTGCATTTACTTGCTTTGCTCTTTATCATGCTGGGCTTTATGACAATGGAATCTTTAAAAAAATGATAATAAAAGCAAAAAATGAGGCAAAAAAGGCATAA
- a CDS encoding oxidoreductase, giving the protein MNNPYINEENVTSETVANNAAATQPSAIDNAINNAAQNLPFVPENFNAAGFVKGLVLGGIAAYVLTNPKAQECVFKAIIKGGELINAGIEELKERFEDVKAELDSQK; this is encoded by the coding sequence ATGAATAACCCTTACATCAATGAAGAAAACGTAACAAGTGAAACTGTGGCTAACAATGCAGCAGCTACTCAGCCAAGCGCAATCGATAATGCAATAAACAATGCAGCTCAAAATTTACCATTTGTACCTGAAAATTTTAATGCTGCTGGCTTTGTAAAAGGTCTGGTTTTAGGTGGTATCGCAGCTTATGTACTAACTAATCCAAAAGCACAAGAGTGCGTATTTAAAGCGATTATCAAAGGTGGCGAGCTTATAAATGCTGGCATAGAAGAACTAAAAGAGCGTTTTGAAGATGTCAAAGCAGAACTTGACTCACAAAAATAA
- the modD gene encoding ModD protein, translated as MILSDAEILSYINEDIPYFDLTTSLQNIDKKASLEIYSRDEICASCVDVAVSVARLLGCESKIFVQNSQICKAGDVIIKIYGNYENVHKAWKLAQVALEYASAIATYTNKMVNATKCVNEKCEILATRKNFPFAKKFCVKAVLEGGGKMHRLGLSDSILFFKNHIKAYRNFDEFVSLLPEFKAKMVEKKICVEAENLDEASKLLKANCDVVQCDKFSPELIKNVLSLRDEISPNTMILAAGGINLANVKEYAKADAIVTSAMYSKGVADISTRLEIL; from the coding sequence ATGATACTTAGCGACGCAGAAATTCTAAGCTATATAAACGAAGATATACCTTACTTTGATCTTACTACGTCGCTTCAAAATATCGATAAAAAAGCCTCACTTGAAATTTATTCACGCGATGAAATTTGTGCTAGCTGCGTTGATGTAGCCGTAAGTGTTGCAAGGCTACTTGGGTGTGAGAGTAAAATTTTTGTGCAAAATTCTCAAATCTGCAAAGCTGGCGATGTGATCATAAAAATTTATGGAAACTATGAAAATGTGCATAAAGCTTGGAAGTTAGCTCAAGTCGCACTAGAATATGCCAGCGCCATTGCAACTTATACAAACAAAATGGTAAATGCCACAAAGTGCGTCAATGAAAAATGTGAAATTTTAGCAACCAGAAAGAACTTTCCATTTGCTAAGAAATTTTGCGTAAAAGCAGTACTTGAAGGTGGCGGTAAAATGCATAGGCTTGGGCTTAGTGATAGCATTTTATTTTTTAAAAACCACATAAAAGCTTATAGAAATTTTGATGAGTTTGTATCTCTTTTGCCGGAGTTTAAGGCCAAAATGGTTGAGAAAAAAATCTGCGTTGAAGCTGAAAATTTAGACGAAGCAAGCAAGCTTTTAAAAGCAAATTGCGATGTTGTGCAGTGTGATAAATTTAGCCCTGAGCTTATCAAAAACGTACTATCTTTAAGAGATGAAATTTCGCCAAATACAATGATACTAGCAGCCGGTGGTATAAATTTAGCAAATGTAAAAGAATACGCAAAAGCCGATGCGATAGTAACGTCAGCTATGTATTCAAAAGGCGTTGCTGATATCAGCACCAGACTTGAGATTTTATAA
- a CDS encoding trimeric intracellular cation channel family protein has product MSLILFVEYVGIASAALSGFLFAVKKECDWLGVFLSAFLTALGGGIMRDMLVGRAVYSFTHYMPVSVVIFMLIVSRVANLHIKREGLERKFVFIFADAIDVICFSIVGAMVAIEYNYNIFGVMMIAFFNGVGGGILRDILLNEIPWFLRTGLYGTISLGVGLAYFILYHLGLTNIFFTMLLLAAGITVRMFAFYRGWKLPDL; this is encoded by the coding sequence ATGAGTTTAATACTTTTTGTCGAATACGTCGGTATCGCATCAGCCGCACTTAGTGGGTTTTTATTTGCAGTAAAAAAGGAGTGCGACTGGCTTGGAGTCTTTTTGTCTGCATTTTTGACCGCACTTGGTGGCGGTATCATGCGTGATATGCTTGTTGGTAGGGCGGTTTATTCATTTACGCACTACATGCCAGTAAGCGTTGTTATTTTTATGTTGATTGTTTCAAGAGTGGCAAATTTACACATAAAAAGAGAAGGTTTGGAGCGAAAATTTGTATTCATCTTCGCCGATGCGATCGATGTTATTTGTTTTTCGATCGTCGGAGCGATGGTTGCTATTGAGTACAACTACAATATCTTTGGCGTCATGATGATCGCCTTTTTTAACGGGGTTGGCGGCGGTATCTTAAGAGATATTTTGCTAAATGAAATTCCATGGTTTTTACGCACCGGACTTTACGGCACGATAAGCCTTGGCGTGGGGCTTGCTTACTTTATCCTCTATCATCTAGGCCTTACCAATATATTTTTTACTATGCTCTTGCTTGCTGCTGGCATTACAGTTAGGATGTTTGCGTTTTATAGAGGCTGGAAGCTACCTGATCTATGA
- a CDS encoding heavy metal translocating P-type ATPase, giving the protein MSKQNLTHKNNITLAHKSKNRARFICESLNARSDVSAIEAAISERTDALSVRVNKYAKSIIVEYSKNYDKILNFIKSYEFPTKAKDPNLPSKANIYKAAAALGITPFMSNKTLKSAVTLYATAPNLIEGAKELRHEGVTSKVLEATAIGTSLAMGDHLAANSTNLMINIGEYMEESASHRSDDLIKELAKPNIEEVWVERNLNGEKTLEKVKTENLKKGDIVVVGAGETIGVDGYIVEGNADVNQVSMTGEAEPIPKARGDRVISGTVVDEGRIKIWAENVGSDTATARIKEYIQTSLNEKSAIGVKALKLADKLVPVTLSLAGLSYIINKNMNSVASVLQADYSCALKLATPVAFKSSISKAGRNGILVKGAKAIEALSSVDTFVFDKTGTLTHGRLSVVEIYSFKEGFSQNDILNLTASAEEHYFHPVAEAIVEAANKRGFHHIHHDEVEFIVAHGVKTAMHGKEVVIGSRHFLEDDEMISFKDHEALISKALNSGLTLLYVGYDKELVGVIAMKDDMRENAKDMVKKLRSLGVKEVVMLSGDIKSKAEEVARELGLDRVYAECLPTDKAAIIEELKSEGKKVAFVGDGINDAPSLTKANVGISMHKGADIAKATADISLLKDDIMSVALVKELANKTMDLISSNFRSTVGVNTAILSAATLGMLNPIATAMLHNGTTIWLLLNSMKGVKFKSK; this is encoded by the coding sequence ATGTCAAAGCAGAACTTGACTCACAAAAATAATATCACTCTAGCTCACAAGAGTAAAAATAGAGCGAGGTTTATTTGCGAGAGCCTAAACGCTAGAAGCGACGTCAGCGCTATCGAGGCTGCGATCTCAGAGCGAACTGATGCACTAAGTGTTCGTGTAAATAAATACGCAAAAAGCATTATCGTTGAATACAGTAAAAACTACGATAAAATTTTAAACTTTATAAAGAGCTACGAATTTCCAACAAAGGCAAAAGATCCAAATTTGCCAAGCAAGGCAAATATCTATAAGGCTGCTGCTGCACTTGGTATAACTCCATTTATGAGCAATAAAACTCTAAAATCAGCTGTGACTCTTTATGCCACAGCACCAAATTTAATAGAAGGTGCAAAAGAGCTAAGGCATGAGGGCGTCACTTCAAAAGTACTTGAGGCAACTGCTATTGGTACTAGCCTAGCAATGGGTGATCATTTAGCAGCAAATAGCACAAATTTGATGATAAATATCGGCGAATATATGGAAGAAAGTGCTAGCCACAGAAGTGATGATCTCATCAAAGAGCTAGCAAAACCAAATATCGAAGAAGTCTGGGTCGAGAGAAATTTAAATGGTGAAAAGACGCTTGAAAAAGTAAAAACCGAAAATTTAAAAAAGGGCGACATCGTAGTAGTCGGAGCTGGTGAGACGATAGGCGTTGATGGTTATATCGTTGAAGGTAACGCTGATGTAAATCAAGTCTCAATGACTGGAGAGGCTGAACCTATACCAAAAGCTAGAGGCGACCGTGTTATAAGTGGCACCGTGGTTGATGAAGGTAGGATAAAAATTTGGGCTGAAAATGTAGGTAGCGACACAGCTACAGCTAGGATCAAAGAGTACATACAAACTTCACTCAATGAAAAATCAGCCATTGGCGTAAAAGCGTTAAAACTAGCCGATAAACTTGTGCCTGTTACTCTCTCGCTTGCTGGACTTTCATACATTATAAATAAAAATATGAATAGTGTTGCTAGCGTACTTCAAGCGGACTACTCTTGCGCATTAAAGCTTGCTACACCAGTTGCTTTTAAATCAAGTATTTCAAAAGCAGGCAGAAATGGCATTCTTGTAAAAGGTGCAAAGGCGATCGAGGCTTTAAGCTCAGTTGATACTTTTGTCTTTGATAAGACCGGCACTCTGACACATGGACGCCTAAGCGTAGTTGAAATTTACTCATTTAAAGAGGGCTTTTCTCAAAATGATATATTAAATTTAACTGCAAGTGCCGAGGAGCATTACTTTCACCCGGTGGCTGAAGCAATAGTTGAAGCTGCAAATAAGCGTGGCTTCCACCATATTCATCACGATGAAGTTGAATTTATCGTAGCTCACGGCGTAAAAACTGCGATGCACGGCAAAGAGGTAGTTATCGGCAGTAGACACTTTTTAGAAGATGACGAGATGATAAGTTTTAAAGATCATGAAGCTTTAATAAGCAAAGCATTAAATAGCGGTTTAACTTTACTCTACGTAGGATATGATAAAGAGCTAGTCGGCGTCATCGCTATGAAAGATGATATGAGAGAAAACGCAAAAGATATGGTTAAAAAGCTAAGAAGCCTTGGTGTAAAAGAGGTCGTCATGCTAAGTGGTGACATCAAAAGCAAGGCTGAAGAGGTGGCACGCGAGCTAGGACTTGATAGGGTCTATGCGGAGTGCTTGCCAACAGATAAAGCAGCTATCATCGAAGAGCTAAAGAGTGAGGGCAAAAAAGTAGCCTTTGTGGGAGATGGCATAAATGATGCTCCAAGCCTAACTAAGGCAAATGTGGGTATAAGTATGCACAAGGGTGCTGATATAGCTAAAGCGACGGCTGATATAAGTCTTTTAAAAGACGACATCATGAGCGTAGCTCTCGTAAAAGAGCTAGCAAATAAAACAATGGATTTAATTAGCTCAAATTTCCGCTCAACCGTTGGCGTAAACACAGCTATACTAAGTGCTGCGACACTTGGTATGTTAAATCCAATAGCAACTGCCATGCTTCACAATGGCACAACGATTTGGCTTTTATTAAACTCAATGAAGGGCGTAAAATTCAAATCAAAATAA
- a CDS encoding lipid-binding SYLF domain-containing protein: protein MKRLLIIFLAGLFFTPCLNADVIQNQKLKNAINILNAFGARNLKPNTKFEGIKAIAIIPDVTKAGAIVTGSTGKGVFIAKNDDGEWSSPFFVNYTSGSIGLQLGYSSADMIILFKNSEAYANLFNAKDTISLKAEATGGVGNEAAITSDLPEISAFAEERGKTSGAFVGVSLDVARLKINIQDTNDYYERMYDFENIYNNSPKASKYTLKFKEIISKYFL, encoded by the coding sequence ATGAAAAGACTACTAATCATATTTCTTGCTGGTTTATTTTTCACGCCATGTTTAAATGCTGATGTGATCCAAAATCAAAAGCTAAAAAATGCAATAAATATCTTAAACGCTTTTGGTGCAAGAAATTTAAAGCCAAACACTAAATTTGAAGGTATAAAAGCGATTGCCATAATCCCTGATGTGACAAAAGCAGGCGCTATCGTTACTGGCTCAACAGGTAAAGGCGTATTTATCGCTAAAAACGATGATGGTGAATGGTCAAGTCCATTTTTTGTAAATTACACATCTGGTAGCATAGGCTTGCAGCTTGGTTACAGTTCAGCTGATATGATCATTTTATTTAAAAATTCAGAAGCTTATGCAAATTTATTTAATGCAAAAGATACGATCAGCCTAAAAGCAGAAGCAACTGGTGGCGTTGGTAATGAAGCAGCGATCACAAGTGATTTGCCTGAAATTTCAGCATTTGCTGAGGAGCGTGGCAAGACAAGTGGTGCTTTTGTAGGCGTTAGCCTAGATGTGGCAAGGCTTAAAATAAATATACAAGATACAAATGATTACTATGAGCGAATGTATGATTTTGAAAATATCTACAACAATAGCCCAAAAGCTAGTAAATACACTCTAAAATTTAAAGAAATAATCTCAAAATACTTCTTATAG
- a CDS encoding alanine/glycine:cation symporter family protein: MVLDSFLNFLNGKMDIANDFLYGYFLVIILVATGIYFSYLTRFVQFRMFFEACRVLVEKKDKYNKHHLTPFQALMISTASRVGIGNIAGISAAIVAGGPGALFWMCLMAFLGSASAFIESTLAQIYKTKDVFGFKGGPAYYIKNGLGIKWLASLFAVILIITYAYGFNGLQSYTMTSAFEIYYDKAGSNVSFAQSGLPVGIGLILTAFAAVMFFSKSHIIGKVSSYIVPFMALAYISLALIAIVLNFKEIPDVVKMILENAFDFKAIFGGFAGSVIVIGIKRGLFSNEAGMGSAPNAAAAAHTSHPVKQGLVQAMAVFIDMTICIASGMIVLFSQAYLTKQTGSSGEVLTALPLVQAAMKEYFGEFGVHFTTLAVVLFAITSLIGNYYYAQANMKFLTKNHKLTLLFKITAVVMIFIGAQMNLKLAWNIADITMAAMATINIIAIFLLSKVVIIAVKDYEAQRKAGINPEFDPESLSIKNTSCWNKN; this comes from the coding sequence ATGGTGCTTGATAGTTTCTTAAATTTTTTAAACGGCAAAATGGACATAGCCAACGACTTTTTATATGGATATTTTTTAGTCATTATTCTTGTAGCTACGGGAATTTATTTTAGTTATTTGACTCGTTTTGTGCAGTTTAGGATGTTTTTTGAGGCTTGCAGGGTCTTAGTAGAAAAAAAAGACAAGTACAATAAGCACCATTTAACGCCGTTTCAAGCACTTATGATCTCGACTGCTTCACGTGTTGGCATAGGCAATATCGCTGGAATTTCAGCTGCCATCGTCGCGGGCGGTCCTGGAGCTCTTTTTTGGATGTGCTTGATGGCCTTTTTAGGATCAGCTTCGGCTTTTATAGAGAGCACACTTGCACAAATTTATAAAACAAAAGACGTTTTTGGGTTTAAAGGCGGTCCAGCTTATTACATAAAAAATGGCCTTGGCATAAAGTGGCTAGCTTCACTTTTTGCGGTTATTCTCATCATCACCTACGCATACGGCTTTAACGGGCTTCAAAGCTATACCATGACATCAGCCTTTGAAATTTACTATGACAAAGCTGGTAGCAACGTTAGCTTTGCACAAAGCGGCCTACCTGTTGGCATTGGCCTTATTCTTACGGCATTTGCGGCGGTAATGTTTTTTAGCAAAAGCCACATCATCGGCAAAGTAAGCTCATACATCGTGCCTTTCATGGCACTTGCCTACATCTCGCTAGCACTTATCGCTATTGTTTTAAATTTCAAAGAAATTCCTGATGTTGTTAAGATGATTTTAGAAAATGCCTTTGATTTTAAAGCGATATTTGGCGGATTTGCCGGCAGCGTGATCGTAATAGGCATCAAAAGAGGCCTTTTTTCAAACGAAGCTGGCATGGGCTCAGCTCCAAACGCAGCAGCCGCAGCACATACTAGCCACCCAGTAAAACAAGGCCTAGTTCAAGCAATGGCAGTCTTTATAGACATGACTATATGTATCGCTTCTGGTATGATCGTGCTATTTTCACAGGCCTATCTTACGAAGCAAACTGGATCAAGTGGTGAGGTGCTAACAGCACTTCCTCTCGTTCAAGCCGCTATGAAAGAGTATTTTGGTGAATTTGGAGTTCATTTTACCACTCTTGCAGTCGTACTTTTTGCCATCACTTCGCTTATTGGCAACTACTACTACGCTCAGGCAAATATGAAATTTTTAACAAAAAACCACAAGCTTACGTTGCTATTTAAGATAACGGCTGTCGTTATGATATTTATTGGTGCTCAGATGAATTTAAAGCTCGCTTGGAATATCGCTGATATCACAATGGCTGCAATGGCAACTATTAATATTATCGCTATATTCTTACTTTCAAAAGTAGTGATAATAGCAGTCAAAGACTACGAAGCTCAAAGAAAAGCTGGGATAAATCCAGAATTTGACCCAGAAAGTCTTAGCATCAAAAATACAAGTTGCTGGAATAAAAACTAA
- a CDS encoding BCCT family transporter, with product MIKFQRSKFNNSVFIPSLVVIVLITAFAAIFPNFSNEFFKGMQNCIAAKFGWFYILAVAVILLSVIILGFSKLGEIKLGADHVKPEHKNISWFSMLFAAGMGIGLVFFGVAEPLMHYLNPPVGDPQSVAAAKLAMNITFFHWGMGAWSVYAIVALILAFFSYRHGLPLTLRSAFYPIIGDKIYGKIGSAIDTFAVVATLFGVATSLGYGVLQVNAGLTHVFGLPTMHITLLIVLCFAATISAASGVDKGIKILSNSNIALAICFMFLILFLGDTTQLLKSFVQNSGDYVSTLISNTFNLYAYERQNESWLGGWTLLYWAWWLSWSPFVGLFIAKISKGRTIREFVIGVLLVPTGFTFAWMSFFGNSAIALVQGGFSELATTVNSDSASALFMFLEKFSFSGVLSTIAVFMIVIFFVTSADSAAIVMNMLCSNGKDDTPVWQKVFWGVTVGVVAAFLMLAGGLGSLQALTITTALPFAIVLLGAIYGLFKALRVDLTKKETNNFSNMPLSDLSKPWQERLSAIITLPGKKDGKKFLNEVVLKAFNELKEEFAKNGLEAKVTNGENFVNLNVGLGDEMDFRYGVYLTKSQSPDYTRELDGDDLYYRAEVYLKEGGQDYDVLGWSEATLINDVIEQYRKHMQFLHVVRE from the coding sequence ATGATCAAATTTCAACGATCAAAATTTAATAACTCAGTATTTATCCCATCGCTTGTTGTTATAGTTTTAATAACGGCATTTGCAGCGATATTTCCAAATTTCTCAAATGAGTTTTTTAAAGGTATGCAAAACTGCATCGCAGCGAAATTCGGCTGGTTTTACATCCTAGCCGTCGCCGTCATACTTCTAAGCGTCATCATACTTGGCTTTAGTAAGCTTGGTGAGATCAAGCTAGGGGCTGACCACGTAAAGCCAGAGCACAAAAATATCTCGTGGTTTTCTATGCTTTTTGCCGCTGGCATGGGCATAGGACTTGTGTTTTTTGGTGTGGCTGAGCCGCTCATGCACTATCTAAACCCGCCAGTTGGCGACCCGCAAAGCGTCGCTGCAGCAAAGCTTGCAATGAATATCACCTTTTTTCACTGGGGCATGGGCGCATGGTCGGTCTATGCTATCGTGGCGTTAATCCTCGCCTTTTTCTCGTATAGGCACGGCTTGCCGCTAACGCTTAGATCGGCATTTTATCCGATCATCGGCGATAAAATTTACGGCAAGATAGGTAGCGCCATCGATACATTTGCCGTTGTGGCGACCCTTTTTGGTGTGGCGACCTCGCTGGGATACGGCGTACTTCAGGTAAATGCTGGCCTTACGCACGTTTTTGGGCTGCCGACCATGCATATCACGCTTCTAATAGTGCTTTGTTTTGCAGCTACCATATCAGCGGCAAGTGGCGTTGATAAGGGGATTAAAATTTTATCAAACTCAAATATCGCGCTAGCTATATGTTTTATGTTTTTGATACTATTTTTGGGCGATACGACGCAGCTTTTAAAGTCGTTTGTACAAAACAGCGGCGACTACGTCTCGACGCTCATCTCAAATACATTTAATCTCTACGCCTACGAGAGGCAAAACGAGAGCTGGCTTGGCGGCTGGACGCTGCTATACTGGGCTTGGTGGCTATCTTGGTCGCCGTTTGTGGGGCTTTTTATAGCTAAAATTTCAAAAGGCAGGACGATAAGAGAATTTGTGATCGGCGTGCTTCTCGTGCCAACTGGCTTTACTTTTGCTTGGATGAGCTTTTTTGGTAACTCAGCGATCGCTTTAGTGCAAGGCGGCTTTAGCGAGCTAGCGACCACGGTAAATTCCGACTCAGCCTCAGCACTTTTTATGTTTTTGGAGAAATTTAGCTTCTCAGGCGTGCTAAGCACCATCGCAGTCTTTATGATCGTCATATTTTTCGTGACTTCCGCTGACTCTGCGGCGATCGTTATGAACATGCTTTGCTCAAACGGCAAGGACGATACACCAGTTTGGCAAAAGGTCTTTTGGGGCGTTACAGTGGGCGTCGTGGCGGCATTTTTGATGCTAGCAGGCGGTCTTGGCTCACTTCAAGCACTTACGATCACGACCGCACTGCCATTTGCCATAGTGCTACTTGGCGCTATTTACGGGCTATTTAAGGCGCTACGTGTGGATCTAACCAAAAAAGAGACAAATAACTTTAGTAACATGCCTCTTAGCGATCTTTCAAAGCCATGGCAAGAGCGCCTAAGTGCGATCATCACGCTTCCAGGCAAGAAAGATGGCAAGAAATTTTTAAACGAAGTCGTGCTAAAAGCGTTTAACGAGCTAAAAGAGGAATTTGCCAAAAATGGGCTTGAAGCAAAGGTCACAAATGGTGAAAATTTTGTAAATTTAAACGTTGGACTTGGCGATGAGATGGACTTTAGATATGGCGTCTATCTCACCAAAAGCCAGAGCCCAGACTACACCAGAGAGCTTGACGGCGATGATCTTTACTATAGAGCTGAAGTCTATCTAAAAGAGGGCGGTCAGGACTACGACGTGCTTGGCTGGAGCGAAGCCACGCTGATAAACGACGTCATCGAGCAATACCGCAAACACATGCAGTTTTTACATGTTGTTAGAGAGTAG